Proteins co-encoded in one Bacillus infantis NRRL B-14911 genomic window:
- the hisJ gene encoding histidinol-phosphatase HisJ has protein sequence MLRDGHIHTPFCPHGSKDAFEEYIDRALSLGFAELTFTEHAPLPDGFTDTAPARDSAMQADDLEAYFEEISRVKALYKNKIKINAGLEVDFIEGFEKETGSFLSKVGHLLDDSILSVHFLYYDGQYDCADYSPDVFCSMISRYGSTEAVYRKYYETVRKSIAADLGPYKPKRIGHISLIHKFQKKYPAGFEDKQEISDILQLMKLHGYALDCNGAGTAKPLCREPYPPEWAASMAKSLGIQLVYGSDAHQAKELSQGFSSFPFEG, from the coding sequence ATGCTAAGGGATGGACATATACATACACCTTTTTGCCCCCATGGTTCGAAGGATGCTTTTGAAGAGTATATCGACAGGGCCCTTTCGCTCGGTTTTGCAGAACTGACCTTCACTGAGCATGCCCCGCTCCCCGATGGGTTCACAGACACAGCCCCTGCACGGGACAGCGCCATGCAGGCAGATGATCTGGAAGCCTACTTCGAGGAAATCAGCCGTGTAAAAGCTCTCTACAAAAATAAAATCAAGATCAACGCAGGGCTTGAAGTGGATTTTATAGAGGGTTTTGAAAAAGAAACAGGCAGCTTCCTCTCGAAGGTCGGGCATCTTCTGGATGACAGCATTCTTTCGGTCCACTTTTTGTATTATGATGGGCAATATGACTGTGCAGATTACAGCCCGGACGTCTTCTGTTCCATGATCAGCCGATACGGCTCCACAGAGGCTGTTTATAGAAAATATTACGAAACGGTCAGAAAGTCGATAGCAGCTGACCTGGGTCCATATAAACCAAAGAGGATCGGCCATATTTCACTGATCCATAAATTCCAAAAAAAATATCCTGCCGGCTTTGAAGACAAACAGGAGATTTCAGATATCCTTCAGTTGATGAAACTCCACGGATACGCACTGGACTGCAATGGGGCCGGCACCGCAAAACCGCTCTGCCGGGAGCCTTATCCTCCGGAATGGGCAGCTTCGATGGCCAAGTCCCTTGGCATTCAGCTCGTCTATGGTTCGGATGCACACCAGGCGAAAGAACTGAGTCAGGGCTTCAGCAGTTTCCCCTTTGAAGGCTAA
- the refZ gene encoding forespore capture DNA-binding protein RefZ: protein MKKNSKDAIVAAAISLFNTNGFTGTSIRDIAAKAKVNAANIAYYFHNKHGLLEHCFTEFFEGYIAEIEKGFSCLHLGAAAALKIISENILMYHSRNIHLTRFILREVSLDSQVVREIMSTYLMKEKYYLNKVFEIGMRAKEFRSQHPSYLIIQFKGLLSMPFLNMQYVSEVLHVFPNERYFADKYLIEIYNWIDGAVLEHAAREVVMAN from the coding sequence ATGAAAAAAAATTCGAAAGATGCCATTGTTGCTGCAGCGATTTCCCTTTTTAATACAAACGGATTCACCGGTACATCCATACGTGATATAGCCGCGAAAGCTAAGGTGAATGCCGCCAATATCGCCTATTATTTTCACAATAAACATGGTCTGCTGGAACACTGTTTCACGGAATTTTTTGAGGGATATATTGCCGAAATAGAGAAGGGTTTTTCCTGCTTGCACCTGGGAGCAGCGGCTGCCCTGAAGATCATTTCAGAAAATATCCTGATGTATCATAGCCGGAATATTCATCTGACCAGGTTTATCCTGAGGGAAGTTTCGCTTGATTCCCAGGTGGTGAGGGAAATCATGTCGACATATTTGATGAAGGAAAAATATTATCTGAATAAAGTATTTGAAATCGGGATGAGAGCGAAGGAATTCCGCTCTCAGCACCCCAGTTATTTAATCATCCAGTTTAAAGGGCTGTTGTCGATGCCATTTTTAAATATGCAGTATGTGTCAGAGGTGCTTCACGTTTTTCCAAACGAAAGATATTTCGCAGATAAATACTTAATTGAAATCTATAATTGGATTGACGGAGCCGTCCTGGAACATGCTGCAAGGGAAGTCGTCATGGCCAATTAG
- a CDS encoding GAF domain-containing protein has protein sequence MFKVETYSEDRKKNYALLNKQLHALLEGEPNRIANLSNAAALLNQFLDRINWAGFYTMEGGELVLGPFQGLPACVRIPLGKGVCGTSAQKRETLRIEDVHAFPGHIACDAASQSEIVVPIIKDGEVFGVLDIDSPEKNRFDEIDQQGLEDFVDTLVKHL, from the coding sequence TTGTTTAAAGTCGAAACATACAGCGAAGACCGCAAAAAAAATTACGCATTATTAAATAAACAGCTCCATGCTCTTTTGGAGGGCGAACCAAACCGCATTGCAAATCTGAGCAATGCAGCAGCACTTCTGAACCAATTTCTTGATCGCATTAACTGGGCCGGCTTCTATACCATGGAGGGCGGGGAACTGGTACTCGGTCCTTTCCAGGGACTCCCGGCCTGTGTAAGGATCCCGCTTGGAAAAGGCGTCTGCGGCACTTCTGCCCAGAAGCGCGAGACATTGCGCATTGAGGATGTCCATGCATTCCCTGGGCATATCGCCTGTGATGCAGCATCCCAATCAGAAATTGTAGTTCCCATCATAAAGGATGGAGAAGTATTCGGTGTCCTTGATATTGATTCTCCTGAAAAGAACCGCTTTGACGAAATCGACCAGCAGGGCCTCGAAGACTTTGTTGATACACTTGTCAAACATCTATAA
- a CDS encoding OsmC family protein yields MDMTVTWTGNMAFAGAAPSGHKIVMDASGEAGGENAGARPTELLLGAAAGCTGIDIVSILKKMRLEPVSFHMDIKGIRAEEHPKRFTDIHIHYALEGELPEEKVVRAIKLSKDKYCSVSKSLNADITVSYSINGSAGGQKL; encoded by the coding sequence ATGGATATGACGGTAACATGGACTGGAAACATGGCGTTTGCGGGGGCTGCACCTTCAGGCCATAAAATTGTGATGGATGCATCCGGGGAAGCCGGGGGAGAGAATGCCGGGGCAAGGCCGACAGAGCTGCTGTTGGGCGCGGCGGCAGGCTGCACGGGAATTGATATTGTGTCCATCCTGAAAAAGATGCGGCTTGAGCCAGTTTCCTTCCATATGGACATTAAAGGGATAAGGGCTGAAGAGCATCCGAAAAGGTTCACCGATATCCACATCCACTATGCGTTAGAAGGGGAGCTTCCGGAAGAAAAAGTGGTCAGGGCCATCAAGCTTTCAAAGGATAAATACTGCTCTGTCTCAAAGTCTTTAAATGCAGATATCACGGTAAGCTACTCTATTAACGGATCTGCCGGCGGACAGAAGCTGTAA
- the megL gene encoding methionine gamma-lyase yields the protein MEKKNMRFETKVIHEGYDAREFKGSLAPPIFQTSTFVFDHAEQGERRFSGEEEGYIYSRLGNPTVSVLEERMAALEQAEAALAFSSGMAAVSAVLVALTKAGDHILCSQGVYGCTFGLLQLMKKKYNINHDFSLMESKEQLLGAIRPETACLYIETPINPTMKLVDLEMAVEAAREKGIPVIVDNTFCSPYLQNPLSLGCDIVIHSATKYICGHGDVIAGIAAGRKELMDEISFTTQKDIGGVISPFDAWLLLRGLKTLPVRMDRHTSNAEKLAAYLKGHPKVTDVYYPGDPQHKDYPVMQKQMRSGGGILSFSITGTKETAQKFMNQLQFIKIAVSLGDAETLIQHPATMTHSVIPPKTREEMGITDTMLRLSAGLEAWEDIRDDLEQAFSSIE from the coding sequence ATGGAGAAAAAGAATATGCGGTTCGAGACAAAAGTGATTCATGAAGGATATGATGCCCGTGAGTTTAAAGGGAGTCTGGCACCCCCGATTTTTCAAACCTCCACGTTTGTGTTCGATCATGCAGAACAGGGAGAACGGAGGTTTTCTGGAGAGGAAGAAGGATATATCTATTCACGGCTCGGCAATCCGACTGTTTCTGTCCTTGAAGAAAGGATGGCTGCCCTCGAGCAGGCTGAGGCTGCATTGGCCTTCAGTTCGGGGATGGCTGCCGTCTCAGCGGTGCTGGTTGCCCTGACAAAGGCAGGGGATCATATATTATGCTCACAGGGAGTGTATGGGTGTACCTTTGGCCTTCTTCAGCTGATGAAAAAGAAATACAATATCAATCATGATTTTTCTCTGATGGAATCAAAGGAGCAGCTGCTGGGGGCAATCAGGCCGGAGACTGCCTGTCTTTATATTGAAACGCCAATCAATCCGACTATGAAACTCGTTGATCTGGAAATGGCCGTGGAGGCTGCCAGGGAAAAGGGAATCCCGGTTATAGTGGATAATACCTTCTGCTCGCCGTATCTGCAAAATCCGCTGTCATTGGGCTGCGACATTGTTATCCACAGTGCAACTAAATATATATGCGGGCATGGAGATGTGATTGCCGGCATTGCTGCGGGCAGGAAAGAGCTGATGGATGAAATCTCCTTTACAACCCAAAAGGATATCGGTGGTGTTATTTCCCCATTTGATGCCTGGCTTCTTTTGAGGGGGCTGAAGACTTTGCCGGTCAGGATGGATCGCCATACCAGCAACGCGGAAAAGCTGGCCGCATATTTAAAGGGACATCCAAAAGTAACGGACGTTTATTATCCTGGCGATCCGCAGCATAAAGATTATCCTGTCATGCAAAAGCAAATGAGGAGCGGAGGCGGGATCCTTTCTTTTTCAATTACTGGCACGAAGGAGACGGCCCAAAAGTTCATGAACCAGCTTCAATTCATAAAAATTGCTGTAAGCCTGGGAGATGCAGAAACCCTTATCCAGCATCCTGCCACCATGACACACTCGGTGATCCCGCCGAAAACGAGGGAGGAAATGGGGATAACGGACACTATGCTCAGGCTGTCTGCCGGCCTTGAAGCATGGGAAGATATCCGGGATGACTTGGAGCAGGCCTTTTCTTCAATAGAATAA
- a CDS encoding sensor domain-containing diguanylate cyclase: MEMLKSQKILCLKSRFFDLIDTDDGFIQSDSLIVQMLEAVKESAEASEACYRDPGGTVRSTDSSAGRYGQDGQPSGKAGLRGSACCQVPLSARSMDLGILELNGLPEPLTEESLRELGAACAAFIMKARELGGISAREKRYKQLFRVTEQFHSSMDMDAVLGEIIKTLQEVYPDFTYYLMLSHDNNSHGDLPLKDLKYDSQNIAAMQAYVTGAIQFEDSISEKRSVLYAPLKGKQGVYGVLQVIAPNALVFPESEVEFISILANTAGGALENAQLYHQSKRLIADLQLINETSHQLNSNLRLTETMTYMAEQIIKSFDAEEAGFVLLSEESEQVSILKGSTSFFRTRESGIYIKYIKEKIRQDKDSLFIGELDLQNDALAEQFKSVMAVPMSQSGVLKGFALILHRDPYHFSFETFKLLQSLIHHSTLALTNSMLREELEKMVVTDHLTRLYSRNYLDERIHQSLSEDAEGAFILVDIDNFKSVNDTYGHQVGDEVIVQVAGIIVNSIRSTDVAARWGGEELAVYLPSISLETGVAIAERIVRKVSESTNPVVTISCGVSHWNVEREDSYSRLFKRADKALYTAKESGKNQVVVQGFSIL; this comes from the coding sequence ATGGAAATGCTCAAAAGCCAGAAAATATTATGCCTGAAAAGCCGCTTTTTTGACCTGATTGATACAGATGACGGATTTATTCAGTCTGATTCTTTAATTGTGCAAATGCTTGAAGCGGTCAAAGAGTCTGCTGAAGCCTCCGAAGCCTGCTATCGGGATCCCGGAGGCACCGTCAGGAGTACAGATTCCTCAGCTGGGAGATATGGGCAGGATGGACAGCCGTCAGGGAAAGCGGGCCTCAGGGGTTCCGCGTGCTGCCAGGTTCCGCTTTCTGCCAGGTCAATGGATCTGGGAATCCTTGAGCTGAACGGGCTGCCGGAACCCTTGACTGAAGAAAGCCTTAGGGAGCTCGGCGCTGCCTGTGCCGCCTTCATTATGAAGGCCAGGGAACTCGGGGGGATCTCAGCCAGGGAAAAGCGCTACAAGCAGCTTTTTCGCGTTACAGAGCAGTTTCATTCCTCAATGGATATGGATGCTGTTCTCGGAGAGATCATTAAAACCCTTCAGGAAGTATATCCTGACTTTACCTATTATCTAATGCTGTCCCATGACAATAACAGCCATGGGGATCTCCCTTTAAAAGATCTTAAATATGACAGTCAGAATATTGCGGCCATGCAGGCATATGTCACAGGCGCCATTCAGTTTGAGGATTCGATTTCGGAGAAGAGGTCTGTCCTTTATGCCCCTCTAAAAGGAAAGCAGGGTGTATATGGCGTGCTCCAGGTCATTGCGCCGAATGCACTGGTCTTTCCTGAAAGCGAAGTCGAATTCATTTCCATCCTCGCCAATACGGCAGGCGGTGCACTTGAGAACGCCCAGCTGTATCACCAGTCGAAGAGGCTGATTGCCGACCTCCAGCTAATAAATGAGACTTCGCACCAGCTTAATTCCAATCTTCGGCTGACGGAAACAATGACCTATATGGCTGAACAGATCATCAAGTCATTTGATGCGGAAGAGGCAGGCTTTGTCCTTTTATCTGAAGAATCCGAACAGGTCAGCATTCTAAAAGGAAGCACTTCTTTCTTCCGGACAAGGGAATCCGGCATCTATATAAAATATATTAAAGAAAAGATCAGGCAGGATAAGGATAGCCTGTTCATTGGCGAGCTTGACCTCCAGAACGATGCCCTGGCCGAGCAGTTCAAATCAGTCATGGCGGTCCCGATGTCCCAGTCTGGTGTCTTGAAAGGATTTGCCCTTATCCTGCACCGTGATCCTTATCATTTTTCATTTGAGACATTTAAGCTTCTTCAGTCCCTGATTCACCATTCCACTTTGGCCCTTACAAACTCAATGCTGAGAGAGGAGCTTGAAAAGATGGTCGTCACAGACCACCTGACCAGGCTTTATTCCCGGAATTATCTGGATGAAAGGATACATCAGTCCTTAAGCGAGGATGCTGAGGGTGCTTTTATCCTGGTTGATATAGATAATTTCAAATCTGTCAATGATACATACGGCCATCAGGTCGGTGATGAAGTCATTGTCCAGGTGGCCGGGATTATTGTGAACAGCATCCGCAGCACTGATGTTGCCGCCAGATGGGGGGGGGAAGAGCTTGCCGTTTATCTGCCTTCTATTTCCCTGGAAACGGGCGTTGCAATTGCAGAACGGATTGTCAGGAAGGTCTCTGAGAGTACGAATCCCGTTGTTACCATTTCCTGCGGGGTGTCCCACTGGAATGTGGAAAGGGAGGATTCATATTCGCGCCTGTTCAAGCGGGCTGATAAAGCTTTGTATACAGCAAAAGAATCCGGAAAAAACCAGGTTGTGGTCCAGGGATTCAGCATTCTTTAA
- the rpsD gene encoding 30S ribosomal protein S4, whose product MARYTGPSWKLSRRLGISLSGTGKELEKRPYAPGQHGPNQRRKISEYGLQLQEKQKLRHMYGVTERQFRNLFDKAGKMAGKHGENFMVLLESRLDNVVYRLGLARTRRQARQLVNHGHIIVDGGRVDIPSYRVQPGQTITLREKSRGLDIVKEAIEVNNFVPDFLTFDADKLEGSFTRLPERSELPAEINEALIVEFYSR is encoded by the coding sequence ATGGCTCGTTATACAGGTCCAAGCTGGAAACTATCCCGCCGTCTTGGAATTTCTCTAAGCGGAACTGGTAAAGAATTAGAAAAGCGTCCTTACGCTCCAGGACAACATGGTCCAAACCAGCGCAGAAAAATTTCTGAGTACGGTTTACAATTACAGGAAAAACAGAAACTTCGCCACATGTACGGAGTTACTGAGCGTCAATTCCGCAACCTATTCGACAAGGCCGGCAAAATGGCTGGTAAGCACGGTGAAAACTTCATGGTTCTTCTAGAATCACGTCTTGACAACGTTGTTTACCGTTTAGGTTTAGCTCGTACTCGCCGTCAAGCTCGTCAGCTTGTAAACCACGGCCACATCATCGTTGACGGAGGACGCGTTGATATTCCTTCATACCGCGTTCAGCCTGGTCAAACGATCACATTGCGTGAAAAGTCACGCGGTCTTGACATCGTTAAAGAAGCAATCGAAGTAAACAACTTCGTTCCTGACTTCTTGACTTTCGATGCTGACAAACTGGAAGGTTCATTCACTCGTCTTCCTGAGCGTTCTGAACTTCCTGCTGAAATCAACGAAGCTCTTATCGTTGAATTCTACTCTCGTTAA
- the tyrS gene encoding tyrosine--tRNA ligase translates to MSLLEDLKWRGIVYQQTDEEGTEELLKKEKISLYCGIDPTADSMHIGHLLPFLTLRRFQNEGHRPIVLVGGATGLIGDPSGKSEERKLQTLEAIQHNVSSIQKQLKKIFSFEGENGALMVNNYDWAGSMDIVTFLRDYGKHVGVNYMLAKDTIASRLDTGISFTEFTYTILQAMDFLHLYEKHNCKMQIGGSDQWGNITTGLELIRKMMPEGAKGYGVTIPLVTKADGTKFGKTESGAIWLDPEKTSPYEFYQFWINTADADVIKYLKYFTFLPKEEIEALENSLAEEAHLRKAQKALAEEMTKLIHGEAALEQAIKISAALFSGDVKNLTASEITQGFKDVPSYEPTGEENGIVDLLTAAKISPSKRQAREDVSNGAVYVNGERITATDYELTEKDRIEGQFTIIRRGKKKYFLIRY, encoded by the coding sequence ATGAGTTTGCTTGAGGATTTAAAATGGAGAGGCATTGTTTACCAGCAGACAGATGAAGAGGGAACAGAGGAGCTGCTGAAAAAAGAGAAGATTTCGCTATACTGCGGGATTGACCCGACGGCTGACAGCATGCATATCGGCCATCTGCTGCCGTTTTTAACATTGCGCCGTTTTCAGAATGAAGGCCACAGGCCGATTGTGCTTGTCGGCGGTGCCACAGGACTTATCGGAGATCCAAGCGGAAAGAGCGAGGAGCGCAAACTGCAGACGCTGGAAGCCATCCAGCATAATGTCAGCAGCATCCAGAAGCAGCTGAAGAAAATCTTCAGCTTCGAGGGTGAGAACGGTGCCCTTATGGTCAACAACTATGACTGGGCAGGCTCCATGGACATTGTTACATTCCTGAGGGATTATGGAAAGCATGTCGGTGTCAATTATATGCTCGCAAAGGATACTATCGCTTCACGTCTTGATACGGGTATTTCTTTTACGGAGTTTACTTATACCATCCTGCAGGCAATGGATTTCCTTCATCTTTATGAGAAGCATAACTGCAAAATGCAGATCGGCGGAAGTGACCAGTGGGGCAATATCACGACAGGGCTTGAGCTCATCCGCAAGATGATGCCTGAAGGTGCCAAAGGCTATGGTGTTACGATTCCGCTTGTAACAAAGGCAGATGGCACTAAATTCGGCAAAACGGAAAGCGGGGCAATCTGGCTCGATCCTGAAAAGACTTCTCCATATGAGTTCTATCAGTTCTGGATCAATACCGCTGATGCCGATGTCATCAAATACCTGAAGTACTTCACTTTCCTTCCAAAGGAAGAAATAGAGGCGCTTGAGAATTCGCTTGCTGAGGAAGCTCATCTCCGCAAAGCGCAAAAGGCGCTTGCTGAAGAGATGACAAAGCTGATCCATGGTGAAGCAGCGCTTGAACAGGCAATCAAAATCTCTGCCGCACTGTTCAGCGGCGATGTCAAAAACCTTACAGCATCAGAAATCACCCAAGGTTTCAAGGATGTGCCATCCTATGAGCCGACAGGCGAAGAGAATGGCATCGTCGATTTGCTGACGGCTGCCAAGATTTCTCCATCCAAGCGCCAGGCCCGGGAAGATGTATCAAACGGCGCCGTCTATGTAAATGGGGAAAGAATTACAGCAACAGATTATGAACTTACAGAAAAAGACCGCATTGAAGGCCAGTTCACAATCATCCGCCGAGGCAAAAAGAAATATTTCCTTATCAGATATTAA
- a CDS encoding transglycosylase domain-containing protein, with translation MKGEKHNLNNKFRSWLSLFTNKKTVKGASITYQVVWNLTLLFIILVVLGGAFAGGVGAGYFASLVKDEPIRSYESMKKDIYNYEETSELYFADNVYLGKLRTDLEREEVKLEDVSEYLKDAVIATEDEYFYEHDGVVPKAILRALYQEVSNSAVQSGGSTLTQQLIKNQILTNEVSFERKAKEILLALRLEKFFDKKEILEAYLNVSTFGRNSSGRNIGGVQAAAKGIFGVPAKDLNIAQSAFIAGLPQSPFGYTPFTNKGTVKEDLEPGLSRMKTVLKRMYDDGKISDKEYQEALAYDITKDFVPAGSSAVEKYPWVTFEIEERAAEVMSKVLAEKDGAMEQYNSDEETKQRYLALADKNLRQNGYKIHSTINKEIYDRMQQVKNQYQHYGPDKAQKMTDPDTGEEVSIMEPVEVGAVLIENSTGKIISFVGGRDYKKEKLNHATHAVRQNGSTMKPLLVYAPAFELGKASPGTILPDVPLMLAPGLNRPWPNNYDLRYTGLVTARYALAKSYNVPAVKLYKDIVDQRPAEYLKKMGFTSLIEPDYTNLSTAIGSLENGVTVEENTNAFGTFANSGKFVDAYIIDKITDRDGNIVYQHKPEPVEVFSPQTAYLTYDMMRDVINSGTATSLKNRLKFSSDWAGKTGTGNMFHDAWFVATNPNVSFGIWTGYDTPKSLKTGGMSYSMRNIYLWADLMNAAYDVAPDLVDPSESIKMPGGIVRRSFCGVSGLLPSEACSQAGLVETDLFNSKYVPTKTDDSLVNGKFVRIGDRKYLALDSTPAEFAESGLILNPDYIEKLFGVNVDPGQLIPQKDRWSKVLVPQDKIEDNGKTPSAPSIKASGSSIVWGQHPESDVIGYRIYSGGAKVGSVRAGSGLSFSGGNGSYYVTAVDIAGRESGASNTIQIGQAAPPVTDKPKETKPSDPPGNKPEEKPEDKPDEEKPAENEPNPDDGGQDESGSE, from the coding sequence ATGAAGGGGGAAAAACATAATTTGAACAATAAATTCAGGTCCTGGCTAAGCCTTTTTACAAATAAAAAGACAGTAAAAGGCGCTTCTATTACCTATCAAGTCGTGTGGAATTTAACTCTTCTGTTCATTATACTCGTTGTTCTCGGAGGAGCTTTTGCAGGAGGAGTGGGTGCCGGGTATTTTGCCTCCCTGGTGAAGGATGAGCCGATCCGTTCCTATGAGAGCATGAAGAAAGATATATACAATTATGAAGAAACATCAGAGCTTTATTTTGCCGATAATGTCTACCTCGGAAAGCTCCGCACAGACCTTGAGCGGGAGGAAGTAAAGCTTGAGGATGTATCAGAATATCTGAAGGACGCAGTCATTGCGACAGAGGATGAATATTTTTATGAGCATGATGGTGTTGTGCCAAAAGCAATTCTGCGCGCACTCTACCAGGAAGTATCAAACAGCGCTGTACAAAGCGGCGGAAGCACCCTGACACAGCAGCTGATCAAGAATCAGATTCTGACAAATGAAGTGTCATTCGAGAGGAAGGCAAAAGAAATCCTGCTCGCGCTCCGGCTCGAAAAATTCTTTGATAAAAAAGAAATCCTTGAAGCCTACCTGAATGTGTCAACATTCGGGCGCAATTCATCCGGCCGGAATATCGGCGGCGTACAGGCAGCAGCAAAGGGAATCTTCGGGGTTCCTGCCAAAGACCTGAATATTGCCCAGTCCGCTTTTATCGCCGGTCTTCCGCAGAGCCCTTTCGGATATACCCCTTTTACAAACAAAGGGACCGTCAAAGAGGATCTGGAACCTGGATTGTCAAGAATGAAGACCGTTCTGAAACGGATGTATGACGACGGAAAGATTTCCGATAAAGAATATCAGGAAGCTCTTGCTTATGATATTACCAAAGATTTCGTTCCTGCAGGCTCAAGTGCGGTAGAAAAATATCCTTGGGTCACATTTGAAATTGAGGAGCGTGCAGCCGAAGTCATGTCCAAGGTGCTGGCTGAAAAAGACGGCGCAATGGAGCAGTACAACAGTGACGAAGAAACCAAGCAGCGATACCTCGCTCTGGCTGATAAGAATCTGCGCCAAAACGGCTACAAGATCCATTCAACCATCAATAAGGAAATCTACGATAGAATGCAGCAGGTAAAAAATCAGTATCAGCATTACGGTCCTGATAAAGCCCAGAAGATGACTGATCCAGATACCGGAGAAGAGGTAAGCATCATGGAACCGGTCGAGGTCGGTGCTGTCCTCATCGAGAATTCTACCGGAAAGATCATCAGCTTTGTGGGCGGCCGTGACTATAAGAAAGAAAAGCTGAATCACGCCACACATGCGGTCAGGCAGAACGGCTCTACCATGAAGCCGCTCCTGGTTTACGCACCTGCCTTTGAGCTTGGAAAAGCATCTCCGGGCACCATACTTCCAGATGTGCCGCTGATGCTTGCACCTGGCTTGAATAGGCCATGGCCAAATAACTATGATTTGCGCTATACCGGACTTGTAACGGCAAGATATGCTCTTGCGAAATCTTATAACGTACCTGCCGTCAAGCTATACAAGGATATTGTCGACCAAAGGCCGGCAGAATACCTGAAAAAAATGGGCTTTACCTCGCTGATTGAACCGGATTATACGAACCTGTCCACTGCTATCGGATCTCTTGAAAACGGTGTGACCGTTGAAGAGAACACTAATGCATTCGGGACTTTTGCCAACAGCGGCAAATTCGTTGATGCCTATATAATTGATAAAATCACTGACAGAGACGGGAATATCGTTTACCAGCATAAACCTGAGCCTGTTGAGGTCTTCAGCCCGCAGACGGCATATCTTACTTATGATATGATGCGGGATGTCATTAACAGCGGTACAGCCACTTCTTTGAAAAACAGACTGAAATTCAGTTCTGACTGGGCCGGGAAAACCGGTACAGGCAATATGTTCCATGATGCATGGTTTGTAGCGACAAACCCGAATGTTTCTTTCGGCATCTGGACAGGATATGACACGCCCAAGTCATTAAAAACAGGCGGCATGAGCTACAGCATGCGGAATATTTATCTTTGGGCAGATCTGATGAATGCAGCCTACGATGTAGCCCCGGATCTCGTTGATCCGAGCGAAAGCATCAAGATGCCAGGAGGGATTGTCAGAAGATCCTTCTGCGGTGTATCCGGCCTTCTTCCATCCGAAGCCTGCTCACAGGCCGGCCTGGTGGAGACAGACCTGTTTAACAGCAAGTATGTACCGACCAAAACGGATGACAGCCTTGTGAATGGTAAATTCGTCCGCATTGGCGACAGAAAATATCTGGCGCTTGATTCAACGCCAGCCGAATTTGCTGAATCAGGGCTTATCCTTAACCCTGATTATATTGAAAAGCTATTTGGCGTGAATGTGGATCCTGGCCAGCTGATCCCGCAGAAGGACAGATGGTCTAAAGTTCTCGTTCCCCAGGATAAAATCGAGGATAACGGCAAAACACCTTCCGCTCCATCAATCAAAGCTTCAGGAAGCTCCATTGTATGGGGGCAGCATCCTGAATCAGATGTGATCGGCTACAGGATCTACAGCGGCGGAGCCAAAGTCGGCAGCGTGAGAGCTGGCTCTGGCCTTTCATTCAGCGGCGGCAATGGTTCCTATTATGTCACGGCCGTCGATATTGCCGGCAGGGAATCAGGTGCATCAAACACGATTCAGATCGGCCAGGCCGCTCCGCCGGTGACGGATAAGCCGAAGGAAACGAAGCCGTCCGATCCTCCTGGAAATAAACCAGAGGAAAAGCCGGAAGACAAACCGGATGAAGAAAAGCCTGCTGAAAATGAACCAAACCCAGATGATGGAGGTCAGGATGAAAGCGGCAGTGAATAA